Proteins from a genomic interval of Candidatus Poribacteria bacterium:
- a CDS encoding sugar phosphate isomerase/epimerase, whose amino-acid sequence MRLGVVGLCGDFCTLTSDEIAKIKALAFTGLSFHFRSAEIPSVPPAAIPRCVQMLETAELDLVQFGITYEECLFHPDADIRKSGIASVQRGMPTAASLNAQHYLFRAGSLNPDGAWTSHRDNHLPAAMERLIDTLKPIAEHAEHHELTLVMETHAVSIMDSPETCREVVDRVGSERLRIVMDFVNHFQTLRQVYESETRLNHIFDIMGPIAPMAHIKDISVENGLVLHLNEEVPGEGELALGVALKRFEALYPDGYGLIEHLPAEKIPLANTNVRQIAAENGVRIY is encoded by the coding sequence ATGAGACTTGGTGTTGTTGGACTCTGTGGGGACTTTTGCACCCTCACATCGGATGAGATCGCAAAAATCAAAGCGTTAGCGTTTACCGGTTTAAGTTTCCATTTCCGCAGTGCGGAGATCCCATCTGTACCGCCGGCTGCTATCCCCCGCTGTGTGCAAATGTTAGAAACCGCGGAACTTGACCTTGTGCAATTCGGCATAACTTACGAAGAGTGCCTTTTTCATCCAGATGCCGATATCCGAAAATCAGGTATCGCCAGCGTCCAACGCGGCATGCCGACGGCTGCTTCTCTCAACGCGCAGCATTATTTATTTCGTGCGGGTAGTCTTAATCCCGATGGTGCTTGGACATCTCATCGAGATAACCATCTGCCAGCAGCGATGGAGCGTCTGATTGACACTTTGAAACCCATCGCAGAACATGCGGAACACCACGAGCTGACCCTTGTTATGGAAACGCATGCCGTTTCAATTATGGATTCCCCTGAAACGTGTCGGGAAGTCGTGGATCGTGTCGGTTCTGAGAGGCTTCGTATCGTCATGGATTTCGTCAATCATTTTCAAACACTCCGACAGGTCTATGAGAGCGAAACACGGCTTAACCACATTTTTGACATCATGGGACCGATCGCACCGATGGCGCATATCAAAGACATCAGCGTGGAGAACGGTTTGGTACTCCATCTCAATGAGGAGGTCCCCGGTGAGGGTGAATTAGCACTTGGTGTGGCGTTAAAGCGTTTCGAGGCACTTTATCCGGATGGCTACGGATTGATAGAACATCTCCCCGCGGAGAAAATCCCACTCGCGAACACGAATGTTCGGCAAATTGCCGCCGAAAACGGCGTTCGTATTTATTAA